The genomic segment cttttttttttaaacaatagaGATATCATTAATCATGTTCTTGAGGGGGAAAATATGCATGTGTTGAGGGGCttcattgcttttttcttttattgaaatagttcaaatataaaataatcattggatttcaacaaaataaaattgcatgTAGAGGTGTTTTCGTTGTTTCCAAATGCTTGTCAGACCCAAAGCACGCAGGTCTGACAACGTTTGCGAACCCAAGTACCTTAGGTCTGGTATGTGGGTCTGGATTGGTTCCAGCAATTGGGTCTTGCGACCATGTCATATCCAGGACATTTGGGCCTGGCAACCACACCACACCTAAACACCTTGGCCAGACCTAATAACCTGGATTTGACGATCAAGCTAAACCCATGGCATCTAGATCTGGCAACCATGCCAAACTCACAGTAATTGAGTCTGGCAACCATGTCAGACCCAAGACGATTGAATTTGACGACCAGACCTAATCGTCTAAGCCGCGGGTCTGATAAATATGTCAAACCCAAAATGCCTAGACTTGATGATTATCCAAGTTTACATTAACATGGGTCTGCCACTTCCCACtgccattaaaataaatatttatattgtttgttAATTGCCCGCAGCAAACCGCGAAGCCATAACATACTATTTGatagttatttgtttttatgtgtaTGTTTGTGAGCCGACAGCAGCCAGTGAAAAAGAATGAAGAGAGGCTGTTGAGACAATGAGACAGTAGGCGGAAGAGAGAGGGGGGCGGGGGCGGCTagcttctctgtttttttttttgccccctaatttaaaaacatcagtCATTGTTTTCCTTTCACTAATGCTGATTTGGTGTCTGTAGGAGCGCCCACAAAAGAAGAGGGTTAAACATACCGATCCATTTTGGGATCATGTTGAGAAGACAAATGATGGTGGTCCTTTCAAGTGCAAATTTTGCAAATCTATATTTGCTGCGTCTACTTCAATCTCAAGGTTCAAATATCATTTGTCAGGAGAAAGTGGGAAAGGAGTTGGTATTTGTGGAAGAGTACCCGTTGATGTTAAAGAAGCAGCCTACCAAGCAAcgcacaaaaaacaaaatgccatCCCACCAATTGATCATACAGTTCCTAATGTAGAAGCTCAAAGAATAGAGCAAGAAGGGAGGGATCTCCTAGATATGACAATGGAAGATTGGACAGAGAGTACGAGATGGGAAGAGTTGATGGTTATTGACGAAGCTGGTGGATCGAGAGGTTCTCAAGGGCAAGGAGGATATCCTTCAGACATACTAGATACAGAAAATTTGACACAGAGCAGAACCGTGGAAGGGATTGCACTTATTGACCAAGTTAGAGTTTATGAAGAGCAAGGGACAGAAGTTTCAGATGGTGGAATGGAGAATTTGACAGACAACTTCACCAGAGGTGTGTCGATAGTTACTGCCGAAAGTAGAGTTTCTGAAGGGCTTGATGCACATAAAGCTAAAGGAGAAGCATTGCTGACAACAAAGCTGGTAGGTCAGGCTTCTGACAGAAATAAGGAGACGATCTGGTCTAGCTTAATGAAGGATGACGTCTTAAGTGTTGGCATATATGGGATGGGCGGTGTCGGAAAAACATCACTGGTGACGCATATCCATAATCAGCTGCTACAAAGACCAAGTTCTTTCAATTATGTGTTTTGGGTTACCGTATCACAAAATTTCACCATCAGTAAATTGCAGTATCTTATTGCCAAAGCTATTAATTTAGACCTTTCAAATGAAGAGGATGAGAAGAAAAGAGCTGCAAAGTTGTCTAAAGCATTAGTTGCCAAGGGAAAATCTGTTCTCATTCTAGATGATTTATGGAATCATTTTCTGCTAGAAATGGTGGGCATACCTGTTGCAGTTAACGCGTGCAAGTTGATTCTCACAAGTCGATCGTTAGAAGTTTGTCGGCGGATGGGTTGCCAAAACAGC from the Populus nigra chromosome 1, ddPopNigr1.1, whole genome shotgun sequence genome contains:
- the LOC133674987 gene encoding probable disease resistance protein At4g27220 isoform X3, with the protein product MEAKQITSRYPWINTKIMNRERPQKKRVKHTDPFWDHVEKTNDGGPFKCKFCKSIFAASTSISRFKYHLSGESGKGVGICGRVPVDVKEAAYQATHKKQNAIPPIDHTVPNVEAQRIEQEGRDLLDMTMEDWTESTRWEELMVIDEAGGSRGSQGQGGYPSDILDTENLTQSRTVEGIALIDQVRVYEEQGTEVSDGGMENLTDNFTRGVSIVTAESRVSEGLDAHKAKGEALLTTKLVGQASDRNKETIWSSLMKDDVLSVGIYGMGGVGKTSLVTHIHNQLLQRPSSFNYVFWVTVSQNFTISKLQYLIAKAINLDLSNEEDEKKRAAKLSKALVAKGKSVLILDDLWNHFLLEMVGIPVAVNACKLILTSRSLEVCRRMGCQNSIKVELLTKEEAWTLFVEKLGHYDKLSPEVAAIAKSVAAECACLPLGIIAMAGSMREVDDLHEWRNALAELKRSEVGVEDMEPEVFHILRFSYMHLNDSALQQCLLYCAFFPEDFIVDREDLIGYLIDEGIIQPMKSRQAEYDRGQAMLNKLENACLLESYISKEDYRCFKMHDLIRDMALQKLREKSPIMVEVGEQLKELPDEDEWKVDVMRVSLMQNHLKGIPSGCAPMCPKLSTLFLSLNFKLEMIADSFFKHLQGLKVLNLSCTAIRELPSSFSDLVNLTALYLRRCHNLRYIPSLAKLRELRKLDLRYNALEELPQGMEMLSNLRIE